A single window of Gossypium hirsutum isolate 1008001.06 chromosome A10, Gossypium_hirsutum_v2.1, whole genome shotgun sequence DNA harbors:
- the LOC107925187 gene encoding beta-glucosidase 46 has protein sequence MEISMKKIYMSFFILLQILFFFLLNFISCELLVIRQSLKKNNLSAFPSNFLFGTASSAYQYEGGYLADGKGLNNWDVYSHKPGNLIVDGSNADIAVDHYHRYLEDIDLMHSLGVNSYRFSISWARILPKGRFGEINEAGIKFYNNLIDGLLLKGIEPFVTLTHIDFPQELEDRYGSWLSPESQEDFAYFADICFKSFGDRVKYWVTFNEPDFQVKYGYRLGTFPPSRCSRPFGNCTYGDSEKEPFIAAHNIILAHIAAVHVYRTKYQESQRGSIGIVLHCMWYEPISNSVADKLAAERAQSFSINWFLEPIIYGRYPREMQNILGSILPEFTTSEKQKLNQGLDFIGVNHYTSFYVKDCMFSACEPGSGTSKTEGFWAQSSQKNGIPIGEPTELSWLNVYPQGMDKIVTYLKHKYHNIPMIITENGYGDVIKADSTIDELLHDEKRIDFMDRHLDALSTAIKKGANVKGYFAWSLLDNFEWNSGYTVRFGLHHVDHKTLMRRPKMSATWYKNLIAEHRKCKGPDQQQLEDADDSPF, from the exons ATGGAGATCTCCATGAAAAAGATTTACATGAGTTTCTTCATTCTCTTACAGATATTGTTCTTCTTCTTACTCAACTTCATTTCATGTGAGCTGCTAGTTATTAGACAAAGCTTGAAGAAGAACAACCTGTCTGCATTTCCTTCAAATTTTCTCTTTGGAACAGCCTCTTCCGCTTACCAG TATGAAGGTGGCTACTTAGCTGATGGTAAAGGATTGAACAATTGGGATGTTTATTCCCATAAACCAG GAAATTTGATTGTTGATGGAAGCAATGCAGACATAGCAGTGGACCATTATCATAGGTATTTG GAAGACATTGATCTCATGCATTCCCTTGGTGTTAATAGCTATAGGTTCTCCATTTCTTGGGCCAGAATTTTACCTA AAGGGAGATTTGGAGAAATCAATGAAGCTGGTATCAAGTTCTACAACAACCTTATTGATGGTCTCCTACTTAAAG GGATTGAACCATTTGTAACATTGACCCACATCGATTTTCCTCAAGAACTCGAAGACAGATACGGAAGTTGGCTAAGTCCGGAGTCGCA GGAGGATTTTGCGTACTTTGCAGACATCTGTTTTAAGTCCTTTGGAGACAGGGTGAAGTATTGGGTTACGTTCAACGAGCCCGATTTCCAGGTCAAGTATGGTTACCGTTTAGGTACATTCCCACCGTCGCGATGTTCTAGGCCTTTCGGAAATTGTACCTATGGTGATTCGGAGAAGGAGCCGTTTATAGCAGCCCATAATATTATCTTAGCACATATAGCAGCTGTTCATGTTTATAGAACCAAATACCAG GAATCACAAAGAGGTAGCATTGGAATCGTGTTGCATTGCATGTGGTATGAACCGATCAGCAACTCTGTAGCCGACAAGCTAGCAGCCGAACGAGCTCAATCCTTCTCTATCAATTG GTTTCTAGAGCCAATCATATACGGACGATATCCTCGCGAAATGCAAAACATTCTCGGATCCATTTTACCCGAATTCACAACATCCGAGAAGCAGAAACTAAACCAAGGGCTTGATTTCATCGGAGTCAACCACTATACAAGTTTCTATGTCAAGGATTGCATGTTCTCCGCGTGTGAACCAGGATCAGGGACCTCGAAAACCGAAGGATTTTGGGCTCAAAGCTCACAGAAAAATGGCATCCCTATAGGAGAACCT ACCGAGTTAAGTTGGCTGAACGTATATCCCCAAGGAATGGACAAGATCGTAACATATCTTAAACACAAATACCATAACATACCAATGATCATTACCGAAAACG GATACGGTGATGTGATCAAAGCAGATTCCACCATTGATGAACTTTTACACGATGAAAAACGAATAGACTTCATGGATAGACACTTAGATGCACTGTCAACAGCAATCAA GAAAGGAGCAAATGTAAAGGGTTACTTTGCCTGGTCATTGCTAGACAACTTTGAATGGAACTCTGGTTATACAGTTAGGTTCGGTCTTCACCATGTTGATCACAAGACACTGATGAGAAGACCAAAAATGTCAGCAACTTGGTACAAAAACTTAATTGCAGAGCATCGAAAATGTAAAGGACCAGACCAGCAGCAACTAGAAGATGCTGACGACAGCCCTTTCTAG
- the LOC107924954 gene encoding cytochrome P450 77A4, which translates to MKMELIDIFIIGLALIFIRFWWRYWSVTGGGPKNLPPGPPGWPLVGNLIQVILQRRHFIFIIRELRKKYGPIFTMQMGQRTMVIVTDSKLIHEALVQRGPDFASRPPDSPIRLMFSVGKCAINSAEYGPLWRTLRKNFVTELITPTRVKQCSWIRKWAIENHMKRIKREAFENGFLEVMSNCRLTVCSILICLCFGAKISEERIKTIESILKDVMMITSPQLPDFLPVLTPLFRRQMKEAKALRKKQLECLVPLIKNRRAFVEKGENPNQEMVSPIGAAYVDSLFGLEPPTRGPLGDEEYVTLCSEAISAGTDTSATTVEWAMLHLVMNQEIQEKLYQEIIDCVGKDGEIKEEDAEKMPYLEAIVKETFRRHPPGHFLLSHAATKDTELAGYTIPAGVYVEIYTAWITEDPDIWSDPSEFRPERFLHGDGVGVDVTGTRAVKMLPFGAGRRICPAWNLGILHINLLIAKMVQAFKWLPVPDAPPDPAETYAFTVVMKNPLKAVILPRVQIP; encoded by the coding sequence atgaaaatggagttgATTGACATTTTCATTATTGGTTTAGCACTTATCTTCATCCGTTTCTGGTGGCGCTACTGGTCAGTCACCGGCGGTGGACCAAAGAACCTCCCACCAGGACCACCTGGTTGGCCACTTGTCGGAAACTTAATCCAAGTCATCCTCCAACGTCGACATTTCATCTTCATAATACGTGAGTTACGTAAAAAATATGGTCCGATTTTCACCATGCAAATGGGGCAACGCACGATGGTGATCGTCacggattccaaactcattcatGAAGCGTTAGTTCAAAGAGGGCCGGACTTCGCTTCCCGGCCGCCGGACTCTCCGATTCGGCTTATGTTCAGCGTCGGGAAATGTGCCATCAACTCGGCTGAGTACGGACCGCTCTGGCGAACCTTGAGGAAGAACTTCGTCACTGAGCTGATAACACCCACGAGGGTAAAACAGTGCAGTTGGATACGAAAATGGGCGATTGAAAATCATATGAAAAGAATCAAAAGAGAAGCGTTTGAGAATGGGTTTTTGGAAGTGATGAGTAATTGCAGACTCACTGTATGtagtattttaatttgtttatgttttggtgCTAAAATCTCTGAAGAAAGGATTAAAACAATTGAAAGTATACTTAAAGATGTAATGATGATAACATCGCCACAGTTGCCGGATTTCTTGCCGGTACTTACACCGTTGTTTCGCCGGCAAATGAAAGAAGCTAAAGCTTTAAGGAAGAAACAATTAGAGTGCTTGGTTCCATTGATAAAGAACCGAAGAGCTTTTGTGGAGAAAGGTGAAAACCCTAACCAAGAAATGGTGAGTCCAATCGGTGCTGCATATGTAGACTCACTCTTTGGACTCGAGCCACCGACCCGAGGTCCGTTAGGTGATGAAGAGTACGTGACTCTTTGTTCGGAGGCGATCAGTGCCGGTACCGATACTAGCGCCACGACCGTTGAATGGGCTATGCTTCACTTGGTAATGaatcaagaaattcaagaaaaaCTGTACCAAGAAATCATTGATTGCGTAGGTAAAGATGGGGAAATCAAAGAAGAAGACGCGGAGAAAATGCCGTATCTCGAAGCTATCGTTAAAGAAACTTTCCGGCGACACCCACCGGGTCATTTCCTTCTATCTCATGCAGCTACAAAAGATACTGAGCTCGCCGGTTACACGATTCCGGCAGGTGTTTACGTGGAGATTTACACTGCATGGATTACTGAGGATCCGGATATTTGGTCGGACCCGAGCGAGTTCCGCCCCGAGAGGTTCTTGCACGGCGATGGGGTCGGCGTGGACGTGACTGGTACTCGGGCGGTGAAGATGCTGCCGTTCGGAGCGGGGAGACGGATTTGTCCGGCTTGGAACTTAGGCATTTTGCACATAAATTTGTTGATCGCAAAGATGGTTCAAGCTTTCAAGTGGTTGCCGGTACCGGATGCTCCGCCGGACCCTGCCGAGACTTATGCATTCACCGTCGTGATGAAGAACCCTCTCAAGGCCGTCATCTTGCCCCGAGTACAAATTCCTTAA